A window of the bacterium genome harbors these coding sequences:
- a CDS encoding ferritin: protein MIKQSVQDIINKQINAEMYSAYLYLGMAGWCTDQNLNGAAQWMKAQAREEMGHAMKFYKFLEDTNSQIALRAIEAPPAKWASLLAVFEDAYKHEQKVTAMIYDIVNLATKEGDHATASMCKWFVDEQVEEEAQTLEIVNQIKMLGDSKGSLFMLDRQLGKREG from the coding sequence ATGATCAAGCAGAGCGTTCAGGACATCATCAACAAGCAGATCAACGCCGAGATGTATTCGGCTTACCTTTATCTGGGAATGGCGGGATGGTGCACCGACCAGAACCTAAACGGGGCCGCCCAGTGGATGAAGGCCCAGGCCAGGGAGGAGATGGGCCACGCCATGAAATTCTACAAGTTCCTGGAGGACACCAATTCCCAGATAGCGCTCAGGGCCATAGAGGCCCCGCCGGCCAAGTGGGCCAGCCTGCTGGCCGTCTTCGAGGACGCCTACAAACACGAGCAGAAGGTGACGGCCATGATCTACGACATCGTCAACCTGGCCACCAAGGAAGGCGACCACGCCACGGCCAGCATGTGCAAGTGGTTCGTGGACGAGCAGGTGGAGGAAGAGGCCCAGACCCTGGAGATAGTGAACCAGATAAAGATGCTGGGGGATTCCAAGGGCTCGCTGTTCATGCTGGACCGCCAGCTGGGCAAACGCGAGGGCTGA
- a CDS encoding FprA family A-type flavoprotein codes for MLRELKKNIYAVGVQDWDRRLFDELIPLPHGTSYNCYLVKGSQKTALVDSVDPARYQELLANLAEHQVKALDYIVCNHAEQDHSGSIGFLAEKFPQATVVTNEKCKGFLMDLLHIPENRFQVVKDGDTLSLGDKTFEFILAPWVHWPETMFSFLREDKVLFSCDFLGSHLATTDIFACDDTVLEGAKRYYAEIMMPFRSSIVKHLQKLEAMDIDLIGPSHGPVYKKPFHIVEAYKDWSSEQVRNEVVIPWVSMHGSTEAMVKHLTEALVKRGISVKPFNLTKTDTGELASSLVDAATVVLATSTALVGPHPQGLYAAALVGALRPKTKFLGIIGSYGWGSKAVETIKSLLTNLKAEVLEPVYIKGAPRKEDFEALDKLADSILEKHKTLGLL; via the coding sequence TTGACGAGCTGATCCCGCTGCCCCACGGCACCAGCTATAACTGCTATCTGGTCAAGGGCAGCCAAAAGACAGCGCTGGTGGATTCCGTGGACCCGGCCAGGTACCAGGAGCTGCTGGCCAACCTGGCCGAGCACCAGGTCAAGGCACTCGACTACATCGTCTGCAACCACGCCGAGCAGGACCATTCCGGCTCCATCGGTTTTCTGGCGGAGAAGTTCCCGCAGGCGACGGTGGTGACCAATGAGAAGTGCAAGGGCTTTCTGATGGACCTGCTGCACATCCCCGAGAACAGGTTTCAGGTGGTCAAGGATGGGGACACCCTTTCCCTGGGCGACAAGACCTTTGAATTCATCCTGGCCCCCTGGGTGCACTGGCCGGAGACCATGTTCAGTTTCCTGAGAGAGGACAAGGTCCTCTTCTCCTGCGATTTTCTGGGCTCGCACCTGGCCACCACCGACATCTTCGCCTGCGACGACACGGTTCTGGAGGGCGCCAAGCGCTATTACGCCGAGATCATGATGCCCTTCCGCAGCTCCATCGTCAAGCACCTGCAGAAGCTGGAGGCCATGGACATAGACCTGATAGGCCCCAGCCACGGCCCGGTGTATAAAAAGCCGTTCCACATCGTGGAGGCCTACAAGGACTGGAGCTCGGAGCAGGTCAGGAACGAGGTGGTGATCCCCTGGGTCTCCATGCACGGCAGCACCGAGGCCATGGTGAAGCACCTGACCGAGGCATTGGTTAAAAGGGGCATTTCCGTAAAACCCTTCAACCTTACCAAGACCGACACCGGCGAGCTGGCCTCTTCCCTGGTCGACGCCGCCACGGTGGTCCTGGCCACCTCCACAGCCCTGGTCGGCCCGCATCCCCAGGGGCTGTACGCCGCGGCGCTGGTGGGGGCCTTAAGGCCCAAGACCAAATTCCTGGGCATCATCGGCTCCTACGGCTGGGGCAGCAAGGCGGTGGAGACCATCAAGTCGCTTTTAACCAACCTCAAAGCCGAGGTGCTGGAACCGGTCTACATCAAAGGCGCGCCGCGCAAAGAGGACTTTGAGGCCCTGGACAAACTGGCGGATTCGATACTGGAAAAGCACAAAACACTGGGGCTGTTATAA